TTGGCATTCCGCTAAGCGGCATGTTCTTCCAATACATGTATCTCAAATGGATCTCGTTATTTTTGATTTGCTCGATGACGCTTTGCCTTTCCCTCGTTCTCACTCATGCCGCTAATGTGACGATTTCTCTGCTCCTCTGCATGGGCGCATCGATGTTCACGCGGACCGCGACCATCGTCCATGATTCCCTGAATCCATGGCAACAAAAGCTGATTACCGCAGCGTACTGGATATTTCCTCACCTCGACCTTTTTGACGTATCGAAGAGGGTGATCCATGGTTGGCCGCCGGCGCCGGCATGGGCACTGGCAGCCATGACTCTTTATGCACTGAGTTACACCGTTATCTTTCTTGTCCTGGGCCATCTGCGTTTTCGCCGACTACCGCTGTAGGAGGAGGGATTGGGGATGCTTCTTTGGAAGAAACTGTCAGTCGGTGCGGCGTGTTTGGCACTGACCTGCGTAGCCGGGTTGCTCGCGAAGAAGGCGGAACCGGCTTTGGAAATAACGGAAGCATTTGGAAGCGAAGAACTCCACCATGTGAGCCATTCAATGCCGATGACGTTGCTGGGACAATTCCGTATTAACCTGGGCGCCTATTTGTGGTTGAAGACAATAGATTACCTGCACAATGGCATTACCTATCGTCCCTTCACCACGACTGAAAGGGCGGGGGGCATGCATGAGCACGAACATGATCTTGGAGGCTTCGCACAGCACCAATGCGGTGGTCCCACACTGATTCCATCTAAAGAAAAAGACTGGAGAGGAGTTTTCGGAGATCTGGAGCGGAACCTCCAACCCTATCGACCCGGACCCGCCCGTCACAGCGACCCTCAAGAACTCATCCCATGGTACCGCATCCAAACCATCATAAACCCCCTCGATGTGGATGCGTATGCCACATGTGCCTTCTTCCTGGCTGACTTTGCCCGAGAGCCTGAGAAGGCCCTTGCTTTCCTTAAGAGAGGCGTTGAGAATAACCCGCACAGTCCCGTCTTGTATCAATCCATCGGACAGCTCTATTTTGACAAATGGAAGAGATATGACGAAGCAATACCGTATCTTCAAAAAGCAATTGCTGTAGGCCAAGAGATACAAGACCGCGACACAAAACAAGAAAAGGCTTTCGGCGATGCATATCTTTTTCTTGCCAGGGCATATCGGGAAAAACGAGAACTTGATGCGGCGCTGCGAATTGCCGAGAAGGGAATGACCGAATGTCCAGCCAATAACTTCATCCGCATCATTCACCGGGTTATCAAAAAGGAAATGAAGGAGAACGCCCCCTCAGGGATCGAGGAGCGGCATGACACGTGTGAGGACGAAAAGTGAATGGAAATCATTTCAATCTTCAGACAGGCGCTGCTAGTCAGTTTTTTCGTGTTTGTGATGATGCTTCTGGTGGATTTTGTTGATATCGCCACCAACAGAAGGATATCAGAGATGATGGAGGGTGGCCGGTGGCGCCAGTACGTATTGACCTCCTTCCTCGGTTCCACCCCCGGTTGCCTGGGCGCTTTCATGAACGTGACGCTTTACGTTCACGGAATGATCTCTTTTGGCGCTGTCGTCGGCGGCATGATAGCTACTTCCGGGGACGAGGCATTTGTGATGCTTGCCCAGTTCCCGGGCGCCGCCATGGTGCTTTTCGGGTTGCTCTTTGTTTTCGGAGTCGTTTTTGCTTGGATAACCGACAAGGTTGTGCCTATTCTTCGGATCGTTCCCCGTGAGGCATGCCTTCAAGCAGAGTGCGAACGCTGCGTGTCCGATAGAAACGCCGAAGACTTTGCCGGAATTTTTGCCACTGAAAACCTGTCAAAAAATCTGCGTTCGCTTTCCTTTACCCGGTTTCTCTTACTTATCCTATTGACTTCCTACCTGGTGCTAGTCACATTTGGAATAATCGGCGCTCCTGATTGGAACTGGAAGCGCGTCACCTTCATAATATTGTCGCTGTGTTCTCTGTATGTTGCGGCCGGCGCTTCTGAACATTATCTGCACGACCATATCTGGGAGCACATAATCAAGAGGCACCTGTTCCGGGTTTTCTTCTGGACCTTCGGCGCTCTGCTTTTCGTGCACTGGGGTCTGGCCTATTTGAACCTGGAGTCGTTCATTCGGGGACACATGATGTGGGTGCTCTTGATCGGCGCCCTGATAGGGGTAATTCCGGAGTCAGGGCCTCACATGATATTTGTGATGATGTATGCGCAAGGATTGATACCCTTTTCCGTACTTCTGACGAGTTCGTTTGTTCAGGACGGCCACGGGATGCTCCCGCTGCTTTCTTACAGTGTCAGGGATTCGGCCCTTATCAAAGTCTTTAATCTTGTCTTCGGGCTTTCGATAGGAGCAGTTCTTTTCGCATTAGGCATGTAGTGGGGTCGGGGTGACGCGGAGATGCGAAGAGTGATATAGTCGGAAAGAAACGCGAGATGGGTGACAAATTGAAGAATGCGATATGCGAATGCTGAGCCATATCGACCACCGTTGTGAATAATCTATTTTAGATGTCAATGCCGGGTTACGGTATCGCTTCGCAGCACCGGATAAGACGGCGCCAAAAGAGAATCGATATGGCGGGAAACATTGGCCAAGCTCTATTGCTGACAACCGTTGCAGGACTTGCCACAGGCGTGGGAAGCATCATCGCCTTTTTCATCAAGAAACCGAAAACATCCTATCTCTCCTTCTCTCTGGGTTTTTCAGCAGGTGTGATGATTTTCATATCGTTTGCCGAACTGCTGTCTGAAGCGGTGGCCGGCGCGGGCAAGATATGGGGTTTCGGCGGCTTCTTCATCGGAATCGTGTTCATTGGCATCATCGACAGGCTTGTTCCGGAGGTGGTAAATCCTCACCATGTGGATGTAGCTTCATACGTTTCGGAAGCCGGAACAGACGAAGCAATTATGAAGACCGGTATTCCCA
The nucleotide sequence above comes from Candidatus Abyssobacteria bacterium SURF_5. Encoded proteins:
- a CDS encoding selenocysteine protein, translated to MEIISIFRQALLVSFFVFVMMLLVDFVDIATNRRISEMMEGGRWRQYVLTSFLGSTPGCLGAFMNVTLYVHGMISFGAVVGGMIATSGDEAFVMLAQFPGAAMVLFGLLFVFGVVFAWITDKVVPILRIVPREACLQAECERCVSDRNAEDFAGIFATENLSKNLRSLSFTRFLLLILLTSYLVLVTFGIIGAPDWNWKRVTFIILSLCSLYVAAGASEHYLHDHIWEHIIKRHLFRVFFWTFGALLFVHWGLAYLNLESFIRGHMMWVLLIGALIGVIPESGPHMIFVMMYAQGLIPFSVLLTSSFVQDGHGMLPLLSYSVRDSALIKVFNLVFGLSIGAVLFALGM